A stretch of DNA from Salvelinus fontinalis isolate EN_2023a chromosome 17, ASM2944872v1, whole genome shotgun sequence:
TACAGCACTGGTAAAAATTGTAAAAGGTGCACATCTGGCCCTGTGCTTAATGCACTGCCGCACTGCAAATTGTTGTAGCAGCCATAATCATTACAATCTGGGTCCACTTTCATCACCGGCAGACTGTCGCTGACTATTCAACAATAGAGTTAACAGTCACGCTTACTTACTCTGTGAGGTCATCATACCCTCTAACTGGCAGCCAGGAAATAAGAGCTAATATGATTTTACGCTTCATAATGTCCCGTTGTGAGGCAGGGCATAGAGAGTGTCCCACACGGTGGTGGACAGACACACATCCTCTCTGCCCTCTGAATTATTTCCTCATTACATAAGGACAAAAGGGGCAGATTCAAAAGCGCCACAGCCAGCCATAGGCCTCCCTTGTGAGATAATGTGGGGCATAGGGAGTCCGGAGGCTTTGTTAGCCCACTTTACCCCGCACTGTTTGTGGGGCTTCCGTAGACCTTGAAACAGTCCCCAAAACTTTGGGACAAACTTGACCGAGTTTGACTTCTCCCTATTGTACCAACAGCAATGACAAGAGGACGAGAGAAAGTCACTCTGATTCCTCTGGTTATTTTAATCAGATGAGGCGTGAGATCACGCCCCATTTTGTTTGGAAATGGGGCGGAAAAGGCACAGTCTTGACGATCAAACAGATAACGCCTTCCACTCGCCAATTCTTACGAGGTCATGTCCTGATCACTAATCAACGATGACAAACCAACTCAGCAAAAAATAATTGCTTGGTTAATTAAGTCAGTTAAGACTTAAGACTCCCCATTTATGAGCAACAATAACTTCCAATGCAAACATGCCCAGAAATGTGACTGACTTATATCCTGCAGCATATACAGTAGATAATTTATACTAtacatacagtgtattcggaaagtattcagaccccttgactttttccacattttgttacgttacagccttattcaaaaacgAATAAAACAATcataattcctcatcaatctacacaaaataccccataatgactaagcaaaaacaggttttcaaaattttgtgcaaatttataaaaaatacaaaactgaaatatcacatttacataagtattcagaccctgtactcagtactttcttgaagcacctttggcagcgattacagcctacaagcttggcacacctgtatttgcggagtttctcccattcttttctgcagatcctatcaagctctgtcaggttggatgatgagcgttgctgcacagctattttcaggtctctccagagatgttcgatcgggttcaagtccgggctctggctgggccactcagggacattcagagagTTGTCCTGAAGTCACTCTTgtgttgtattggctgtgtgcttagggtcattgtcctgttggaaggtgaaccttcgccccagtctgaggtcctgagtgctctggagcaggttttcatcaaggatctcgctgtactttctctgttcatcattcccttgatcctgactagtctcccagtccctgcctccctgtgtatgtaaccttctgaaccactggaattgtgatacaatgaattataagtgaaataatctataaacaattgttggaaaaattacttctgtcatgcacaaagtagatgtcctaaccgacttgccaaaactatagtttgttaattaacaagaaatttgtgaaggggttgaaaaatttgtttcaatgactccaacctaagtctatgtaaacttctgacttcaactgtatgtacagttgaagtcggaagatgacatacacttaggttggagtgattaaaacttgtttttctgTATTCTGAAAGCTATTTTCTCTATTTcgtttttctgtattttcaaggccaaactcagttcctctttgcttgacatcatggggaaatcaaaagaaatcagccaagacgtcagaaaataaattatagacctccacaagtctggttcgtcattgtgagcaatttccaaacgcctgaaggtaccacgttcatctgtacaaacaaaagtatgcaagtataaacaccatgggaccacgcagttgtcatactgctcaggaaggagacgcgttctgtctcctagaaatgaacgtactttggtgcgaaaggtgcaaatcacagaacaacagcaaaggaccttgtgaagatgctggaggaaacaggtgcaaaagtatttatatccacagtaaaacgagacctgtatcgacacaacctgaaaggccgctcagcaaggaagaagccactactccaaaaccgcaatgaaaaagccagactaaggtttgcaactgcacatggggacaaatatagtactttttggagaaatatcctctggtctgatgaaacaaaaatataactgtttggccataatgaccatccttatgtttggagggaaaagtgggaggcttacaagccgaagaacatcatcccaaccatgaatcacggaggtggcagcatcatgttgtgggggtgctttgctgcaggagggactggtgcacttcacaaaatagatgggatcatgaggcaggaaaattatgtggatatattgaagcaacatctcaagacatcagtcaggaagttaaagcttggtcgcaaatgggtcttccaaatggactatgaccccaagcatacttccaaagttgtggcaaaatagcttaaggacaacaaagccatcacaaagccctgacctcaatcccatagagaatttgtgggcaaaactgaaaaagcgtgtgtgggcaaggaggcctacaaacctgactcagttacaccagctctgtcaggaggaatgggccaaaattcacccaacttattgtgggaagcttgtggaaggctacccgaaactttgacccaagttaaatcatttaaaggcaatgctaccaagtactaattggtgtatgtaaacttctgaccctgtcacgatcgtcgttatgaatagaccaaggcacagcgtgagtagagttccacatattttaaatAAACCGAAACTCAGCAAAGCAAAACAAAGAagcacaaaaaaacaaaacgtgaCGCTACTGTTGTGCACTCAGGCAACtaaatgtagacaagatccctAAATGTatacaacgataaacagctgcctctgattgggaaccatatcaggccaccataaacatacaaattcacctagatgacccacccaagtcactatcacgccccaaccaacacagagaataaacagcttactgcgttcagggcgtgacagacccactgggaatgtgatgaaataaattaaaactgaaataaatcagtctctactattattctgacatttcacgttcttcaaataatgtggtgatcctaactgacctaagacagggaatttttacttggattaaatgtcaggaattgtgaaaaactgagttgaaatgtatttggctaaggtgtatgtgaacttccgacttcaactgtatgtggtagATAATGTATATTATACATATATGGTAGGTAATGTATGCTATCCATATACGGAGAGCGCCTGGTGTAGAATCGCAGGGTCATTTAACCAGTCTTACTGTAAAATGTCCTTCCCAGGGGGTCAAATAGCCAGCTCTGACAGTGACTCCCATTACACTGCACTACTATGCAGACTCTGATCaatagtgaacagtagtagtgcaCTGTATGAGGAATAGGATGTTAATGGTCGATGTTAAAGTAGTACCCTTTCtggggaatatggtgtcatttgtgCCACAGATCCTGTACCCATGGGCGAGGTCGATAACGGGTGACCACTGACGGGCACCGTCCGGATCGCGTGCAGTACCAGGATGGCTAACCCTGGCACTAACAATGACATGATGACTCATCTTTCCTCCCCACTAGCTAATCCTGCTTCCCAGCTATTTGCTCCCTGCACACCCAGCCCGTCCAACACTCTGTTTCCAAGCCTAACCCATTCTTCCTCATTATTCTGCATTTTCCCATTTCTATTGAGTTGGCACACTATCTGCTATCACAAAAGGACACACAATAGTATATCTAATCATATTGAAATGTCTGTTGAAAGGACCGTATTCTCTCTCTTAGGTAACACCGATGAATGAAACGCACAGAGTACTTCAACCACATGTTCCAGCCCCAGCCATGACCTGGTTTGTCCTCTACCTCTTGCCTTGTACCGCACCCTGGTGGTCAATTCTGTAAAGTACATCCTCATGTGGTACTGAAACAATGAACAGTACAGTTGTTGCCCATAAAGCATAATGGAAAAAACAATACATGTCAGTGTTTTATATTGACCCAAAATATCAGTCAAATTCTAAACAGCCATGGGTAATTTCATTGACAAATAATTGAATAATTGACAATAATTGAACATGGGTTCATGCTGGTCTTGAACAAGCCTGTATACAAAGCAGCCCTACAGCATCAGGAGTGGCCATTCCTGATTTAGCATAACCCTtgctctccccccatccctcgttctccctccctcatACCTCTATCTCTGGATCTGGCAGCTGGCATGTAGTCCACCCAGCATCGTTCAACCCCTCTGGCTGACACTCAATGCTTTTTGTTTTTTCATTCTCCATGCTGCAGCTGTGCTTGGCTGTCACCCTCCACACAGAGGGTGTCTCTGCCACCACCCCGGCCCCGCTCCAGGACAACTGCTCATTGACAAAGGTCCTTGATGTTTTCTGAGGCACCCCTCATGTCGAACCAGGTAAGACGCACTCCGTCTGAGGtcaagggttaggggtcaggcaATACGGTTGGGGAGACAAGCTGCTATCCCAGCTGGAACATCATAGCAGCCTCTGCAACTATCCatgcctgtttgtgtgtctgtttctctataGTGTCGACTCATTACTATTTTCAGGACTGTTATAAGATCAGGTCAAGGTTCAATCAGAAATGTAATGTCCTCAACTATGGCTTCAGTGGATTAGAATGTCATCATTTAGGTTAGTAGACTGGGCCTGAAGTTACTCAAGTGCTGGAGAGGTTGCCTTGACGCCTAACGcctttgttgtttgttgttgttgctttacTAAGGTCTGTTACATATGTGTTGGTTATAATTACCCAGTATATTTTATTGTAATGACtgattatacactgagtatacttaagcaataaggcacggggggtgtggtatatggccaacataccacggctgagggctgttcttaggcacgacgcatcGCAGAGtgtctggacacagcccttagccgtggtatattggccatatacatgctattataaactggttgccaATGTAATTAGGgcagtaaaaatacatattttgtcatacccgtggtatacggtctggtataccacggctgtcagccaatcagcattcagggctcgaaccacccagtttataaaaaaCATTAAGAAGACCTGTtagttccatgacatagactgaccaggtgaatccaggtgaaagctatgataccttactgatgtcacttgttaaatccacttcaatcagtgtagatgaaagggaggagacaagttaaagaaggatttttcagccttgaaacaattgagacatggattgtgcatgtgtgggattcaaagggtgaatggacaagacaaaagatttaagtgcctttgaacagggtatgctaGTAAATGCCAGGTCCaccgatttgtgtcaagaactgcaacgctgctgggtttttctcactcaacagtttcctgtgtgtatcaaaaacggtccaccacccaaaggaaaccgagctaacttgacacaactgtgggaagcattggaatcaacatgggccagtatccctgtggaacgctttcgacaccttgtagagtccatgccctgacaaatttaaGCTGTTCTGAggcaaaaaggggggggggggggggggggggggtggtgggagtttgcaactcaatattaggaaggtgttcttaatgtttggtgtactcagtgtataATTATCCAGTCATCATTCATTTCATTTACACGTCTATATCGACAGCAAGCAAAAAACTCCCATCTAAAAATAGCAACTAATCCATAGGTATGCTCTGACCAAATGCATTGACAATATGAAGTCTGTGTCTTGTTTCTACCccctatatactgtaggtgtCTCAGGAAAAATACTTGTAACATAATTAACTGTGACAATCCTATAAATCTCTTTCTCGCCTCttaccctctccctcctttctccccctctctttcctctcaggGCAGGGATGGAGAAGAGTTAGCCAGACCAGAACCTCCACCACAGAAGCCTGTCCGCAGACCAGGTCCAGGTAAGGAACacgaacacgaacacacacacacacacacacacacacacacacacacacacacacacacacacacacacacacacacacacacacacacacacacacacacacacacacacacacacacacacacacacacacacacacacacacacacacacagtgaccacTGACTCAACTAAAGCTCACTGACCACAACAAAGAATGTGAGTCAGACACTGTTTCAGTCTCTGTGGCAGACAATCAATCACAGACTGAAGTAAATATAGACCATATTCCAAGTACCACTGGACCAGGAAACACAACCAAGCCTTGTCTCCTTTACCAGCTGTGTGACCTAAACTCAGTTTAttaagtacccccccccccccccccccccccccgttcacgTAAATGGTTCGGtgctacagacagtgagtcacgtggcttgCTATATTAAGCAGGCAGACGGGCATCAAGGCATTCAGGTACTGTTCTATTGAACATTAGAATatgcaaaacgagtgacctaagcgactttgagcagGGTATGATCGTCAGTGCCAGGCGTGCCAGTTCAGGTATCTGGGAATGCACAACTCCTCGGTCCTTGTCACGGACGGGCTATTGCGGCAGACGACCACACCaagttccactcctatcagctaaaaacaagcaGAAGCGGCCCCAGTGGAACAGGAACTGGGAATCTTCGGACCAGACAATGTTTTTCCActtctcaattgtccagtgttggtgatggcgtcatcaccaacactggacaattgagaagTGGAAAAACATTGTCTGGTCCGAAGATTCCCAGTTCCTGTtgcatcatgctgatggcagagtcaggatttggagtaagcagcatgagtccatggccccatcctgcctggtgtcaacagtacaggctggtggcggtggtgtaatggtgtagggaatggggggggggggatccgaCCTGGTTCTAGATCGGTGTATCTAATAAACTGAGTGTATATACCATTATCTTATCTTGTAAAGTTATCCTTGGGGTCAAGAAGTCTTTACACCAAGTATACTAAAACCGTTAGGGTCCCTATTTCAGAACACTGCGATCTAATAACATGTGAGTGTTGCAGGCTGGTGGTAGCAGCATTCCTCTACATAGTTACCACGCCATTGAAATATGATCTCTGGTCCTATAAGCGCCATAGCGTGAATTCACCTCACACAGCCTTACTGGGGAGCTTTAACTAGCAAAGCTCCTATCCTCTAGTTACAACCAAGTATGTATTTTCACTCTCCCTCATCTCATTTCTCTCACACTCTACTCACCCGTTCTGCACCACTAGCCGTTAGAGTATACACCACCAACACCATGTCCTTGCCTGCTCCCAATGGATGTACTATGTTATGGTGGTGGTCAACCTAGTGAGTATCCCCCTGGCTAACTCTGATCTGTTTCTCTGCAGAAATGTACgctcaggagagaaggaggaccCTCCAGGAGAGGACCATGCCTTCTCAACAGGAACCTCCAGTCATGCAGCAAGTCCCCAAGATGATGTCCAGAGAACCCAGTCTCCCTGCCAGAAGCAGTGAGcccacctctctttctcactctccaaactctctctctttatctctcaaaAACATGTCAAAGACACCTGTTTTATGCTATTATAACCCCTGTCtttttttctcttcttctctgtgtATCTCAGTGTCTCTGCGTAAAGCTATGTCTCTCCAGAACCTGAGCCAGATAGAGACACCTTGGGAAGGGGTCACCCTCAACCGCTGTCTGTTCATAGCCATCACCATCCTGCTGTTCAGCACTGGCTTTCAGAAACTACATGGCAAGTAGACAAGTGTAACGCACACCccactacatacagtatactgtatacagtaaatAATCTCTTTTCCATAGGAGAACTGGCACACCTCTGAGGTGCTGGGAATAAAAAAAGTACTTTGTCACTAATGATTAAAGTGATTTCCATGACGGATGTGATTGTCCTGTCATCCTATAGAAACCATAAAAGGTGGACGGGgtgtggaggaagaggagtaTGACATTGCACTGACTGTGAGGCGCTCCGCGCTGAGACACAAAGCCAAACCACAGGAGGTAGTGGTACAGACATACAAAATACTCTCCCGTCTCTCTGGTCTCAGAAACCTCATTCCCGACATGGTATGGATTACAGGAGATTTGATGCCAAGCAGCACTCATAAAAGCCTGCAGTGGGTGCTGGTTTTCATCTGCACTTTGCAGATCAGCTACTACCGTCACTGACGGTTAGCTGGACAATCCATTAAAATATGGATAAGTATA
This window harbors:
- the LOC129814547 gene encoding uncharacterized protein LOC129814547 encodes the protein MFSEAPLMSNQGRDGEELARPEPPPQKPVRRPGPEMYAQERRRTLQERTMPSQQEPPVMQQVPKMMSREPSLPARSMSLRKAMSLQNLSQIETPWEGVTLNRCLFIAITILLFSTGFQKLHGK